Proteins encoded by one window of Kribbella italica:
- the panD gene encoding aspartate 1-decarboxylase — MLREVLGGKIHRATVTQADLHYVGSLTLDVELAQAAGLMEGEKVQVVDITNGARLETYIINGPAGSGEICINGAAAHLVHPGDLVIIMSFVQAEESELIGYQPKVVHVDGANRIIALGNDLAEPVPGADDQLSARLA, encoded by the coding sequence ATGCTTCGCGAAGTCCTGGGCGGAAAAATCCACCGCGCCACTGTCACCCAGGCCGACCTGCACTACGTCGGATCGCTGACACTCGATGTAGAGCTCGCGCAGGCCGCCGGCCTGATGGAGGGCGAGAAAGTGCAGGTCGTCGACATCACCAACGGGGCCCGCCTCGAGACCTACATCATCAACGGGCCGGCCGGAAGTGGCGAGATCTGCATCAACGGCGCCGCGGCCCATCTCGTCCACCCCGGTGACCTGGTGATCATCATGTCCTTCGTGCAGGCCGAGGAGTCCGAGCTGATCGGCTACCAGCCCAAGGTCGTCCACGTCGACGGCGCCAACCGCATCATTGCCTTGGGCAACGACCTCGCCGAGCCCGTTCCAGGGGCGGACGACCAGCTGTCTGCTCGCCTGGCGTGA
- a CDS encoding MbtH family protein, whose translation MAQNPFDDDNGSFYALTNHEEQHSLWPTFKPVPTGWSIAYGEPAGRPRQEVLDWIDEHWTDIRPKSLRDHISQYTSNN comes from the coding sequence ATGGCCCAGAACCCGTTCGACGACGACAACGGTTCCTTCTACGCGCTGACCAACCACGAGGAGCAGCACTCGTTGTGGCCGACGTTCAAGCCGGTCCCGACCGGCTGGAGCATCGCGTACGGCGAACCCGCCGGCCGGCCGCGCCAGGAAGTCCTCGACTGGATCGACGAGCACTGGACCGACATCCGCCCGAAGTCGTTGCGCGACCACATTTCCCAGTACACCTCCAACAACTGA
- a CDS encoding lysine N(6)-hydroxylase/L-ornithine N(5)-oxygenase family protein encodes MDELSGEVDVLGIGFGPSNLSLAIAIEELNDRRGAGRPLTARFVDVRPRFGWHDGMLLPGTTMQISFLKDLVSLRTPTSPFTFLNYLQEQGRLSDFINLKTFFPTRREFHGYLSWAASRIGLPVSYGTRATRIDWSDGRFEVALESVADGSEVTRVAARHVVIGSGIRPVLPEGVVPGPRVFHNHQLLDRLAGLPSRPHGRFLVVGSGQSAAEVAAYLHDSYPDAEVHASFRRFGYSPSDDTPYANRIFDPEAVDEFFTAPPELKQQLLDSHWQTNYSAVDADLIRDLFRREYDESTRGVRRLVVHNVTGIERLSESADGVTATIRDLGDRGSTTLEVDAAVFATGFRPADTRSMLGPSIDGSSSFEGERPIVERDYRLRLPSVPERIFLNGGVQHSHGLTSSLLSNVAVRAADILRAITDEQPATQPDHHATQQR; translated from the coding sequence ATGGATGAGTTGAGTGGTGAGGTCGACGTTCTGGGGATCGGATTCGGGCCGTCGAACCTGAGTCTGGCGATCGCGATCGAGGAGCTGAACGATCGTCGTGGGGCCGGCCGGCCGCTGACGGCGCGGTTCGTCGACGTCCGGCCGCGGTTCGGGTGGCACGACGGGATGTTGTTGCCGGGCACAACCATGCAGATCAGCTTCCTGAAGGATCTGGTCTCGCTGCGGACCCCGACCAGTCCGTTCACGTTCCTGAACTACCTGCAGGAGCAGGGGCGGCTGTCCGACTTCATCAACCTCAAGACGTTCTTCCCGACCAGGCGTGAGTTCCACGGGTACCTGAGCTGGGCCGCGAGCCGGATCGGCCTGCCGGTCTCCTACGGTACGAGGGCGACCCGTATCGACTGGAGCGACGGCAGGTTCGAGGTCGCGCTCGAGTCCGTGGCCGACGGCTCGGAGGTGACGAGGGTCGCGGCCCGCCATGTCGTGATCGGTTCCGGGATCCGTCCGGTGCTGCCGGAGGGGGTCGTGCCGGGCCCCCGGGTGTTCCACAACCATCAGCTGCTGGACCGGCTCGCCGGACTGCCCTCGCGGCCGCACGGCCGGTTCCTCGTCGTAGGGTCCGGGCAGAGCGCCGCGGAGGTCGCTGCGTACCTGCACGACTCGTATCCCGACGCGGAGGTGCACGCGTCGTTCCGCCGGTTCGGCTACTCCCCGTCCGATGACACGCCCTACGCCAACCGCATCTTCGATCCGGAGGCGGTCGACGAGTTCTTCACCGCGCCGCCCGAGCTCAAGCAGCAGCTGCTGGACTCTCACTGGCAGACCAACTACTCCGCTGTCGACGCCGACCTGATCAGGGATCTCTTCCGGCGCGAGTACGACGAAAGCACGCGGGGTGTGCGCCGGCTGGTCGTGCACAACGTCACCGGCATCGAGCGGCTGAGCGAGAGTGCCGACGGGGTCACGGCGACGATCCGTGACCTGGGAGACCGGGGCAGCACCACGCTCGAGGTCGACGCTGCCGTCTTCGCCACCGGGTTCCGCCCTGCAGACACGCGCAGCATGCTCGGGCCGAGCATCGACGGGTCGTCCTCGTTCGAGGGGGAGCGCCCGATTGTCGAGCGGGACTACCGGCTGCGGCTGCCCAGCGTTCCCGAACGGATCTTCCTCAACGGCGGGGTCCAGCACAGTCACGGGTTGACCTCGTCCCTGCTGTCGAACGTCGCGGTCCGCGCCGCCGACATTCTGCGGGCGATCACCGACGAGCAGCCCGCGACGCAGCCCGATCACCACGCCACCCAGCAGCGCTAG
- the tcuA gene encoding FAD-dependent tricarballylate dehydrogenase TcuA — MRDPEVVVVGGGNAGYCAAHAAAERGRRVVLLEKAPRAHAGGNSYYTLGSTRMVHDGLDDLLDVLEPDERHARTEVPSYSAAEFLADLERVTGGRGDKELAEAVVDGSRDAVRWLHGLGLRFQLMYERQAHESPEGTFVFWGGSHVSNVDGGPGLMAVHERIASRLGVEVQYDCPVTGLMTDGGSVVGVRIGDQELPAESVVIASGGFEANAEWRQRYLGDGWQHAKVRGTPYNTGDLISAALEIGADRGGDWSTCHSVPWDASFPENESNRALTNRLSRYGYPLGIVVNRRGQRFLDEGADFRNYTYAKYGKVILEQPGSVAFQVFDAQSRSMLAAYEYEMPGIVPVVADSIEELAAALEIDVDGFVRTVREFNSSIDTSRPLDPTVKDGRSASVEPVKSNWASAVEVPPYSAYPVTCGISFTFGGLRGDVDGRVLDRADVPIPGLFACGETLGGLFSGNYPTGAGLTAGMVIGRRAGSLA, encoded by the coding sequence ATGCGCGATCCGGAGGTTGTGGTCGTGGGCGGCGGAAATGCCGGTTACTGCGCGGCGCACGCCGCGGCCGAGCGGGGGCGGCGCGTCGTACTGCTCGAGAAGGCGCCGCGGGCCCATGCCGGTGGGAACAGCTACTACACGCTGGGGTCGACCCGGATGGTGCACGACGGGCTCGATGACCTGCTCGACGTCCTCGAGCCTGATGAGCGTCACGCGCGGACCGAGGTTCCGTCGTACTCGGCGGCGGAGTTCCTGGCCGACCTGGAGCGGGTCACCGGGGGACGCGGCGACAAGGAACTCGCCGAGGCGGTCGTCGACGGCTCGCGGGACGCTGTCCGCTGGCTGCACGGGTTGGGACTGCGATTCCAGTTGATGTACGAGCGGCAGGCTCACGAGAGTCCCGAAGGGACCTTCGTGTTCTGGGGTGGATCGCACGTGAGCAACGTCGACGGCGGTCCCGGGCTGATGGCGGTCCACGAGCGGATCGCATCGCGACTCGGAGTCGAGGTGCAGTACGACTGCCCGGTCACCGGGCTGATGACTGACGGTGGTTCGGTCGTCGGCGTTCGGATCGGTGACCAGGAGCTTCCGGCGGAGTCGGTGGTGATCGCCAGTGGCGGTTTCGAGGCGAACGCGGAATGGCGTCAGCGCTACCTGGGAGACGGCTGGCAGCACGCGAAGGTGCGCGGTACGCCGTACAACACCGGTGACCTGATCAGTGCGGCGCTGGAGATCGGTGCGGATCGTGGAGGTGACTGGTCGACGTGCCACAGCGTTCCGTGGGACGCGTCATTCCCCGAGAACGAGAGCAATCGTGCCCTGACGAACCGGCTCAGCCGGTACGGCTATCCGCTCGGCATCGTGGTCAACCGCCGGGGTCAACGGTTCCTCGACGAAGGCGCTGACTTTCGCAACTACACGTACGCGAAGTACGGCAAGGTGATCCTCGAGCAGCCGGGGTCGGTGGCGTTCCAGGTCTTCGACGCGCAGTCGCGCTCGATGCTGGCGGCGTACGAGTACGAGATGCCCGGGATCGTCCCGGTGGTCGCCGACAGCATCGAAGAACTCGCCGCGGCCCTGGAGATCGATGTCGACGGATTCGTGCGGACGGTGCGGGAGTTCAACTCGTCGATCGACACCAGTCGTCCGCTCGATCCGACGGTCAAGGACGGCCGCAGCGCATCGGTGGAGCCGGTCAAGAGCAACTGGGCCTCGGCGGTCGAGGTGCCGCCGTACTCCGCGTACCCGGTGACGTGCGGAATCAGCTTCACCTTCGGTGGCCTGCGCGGTGACGTCGACGGCCGGGTGCTCGATCGGGCCGACGTGCCCATCCCCGGACTCTTCGCGTGCGGTGAAACGCTCGGGGGGCTGTTCAGCGGGAACTACCCGACGGGCGCCGGCCTGACCGCGGGCATGGTGATCGGGCGACGCGCGGGCTCGCTCGCGTGA
- a CDS encoding CHAP domain-containing protein, producing the protein MKLLSSRLLNQLASAVAIATVVAGGAAVSTGPASASPAPAVTDATAGPQSRADNAIAWFAARQGSTAYQGYCEKAVENAYGTTGIYASAIANWNAAVNRGAAHRGDRNPPKGALVFWNISAYGHVGIATGDGKFWATSVNGKIGKATLPYFSNYLGWAQPNF; encoded by the coding sequence ATGAAGCTCTTGTCATCTCGTCTGCTCAACCAGCTGGCGTCAGCCGTCGCGATCGCCACCGTCGTCGCCGGCGGCGCGGCCGTGTCCACCGGTCCCGCCTCAGCGTCGCCCGCACCAGCCGTCACCGATGCGACCGCCGGCCCACAATCCCGCGCCGACAACGCGATCGCCTGGTTCGCCGCCCGCCAGGGCTCGACGGCGTACCAGGGCTACTGCGAGAAAGCAGTCGAGAACGCCTACGGCACCACCGGGATCTACGCGTCGGCCATCGCCAACTGGAACGCGGCGGTCAACCGAGGCGCCGCTCATCGTGGTGACCGGAACCCGCCCAAGGGTGCCCTGGTGTTCTGGAACATCAGTGCCTACGGCCACGTCGGCATCGCCACCGGGGACGGCAAGTTCTGGGCCACCAGCGTCAACGGCAAAATCGGTAAGGCCACGCTGCCCTACTTCTCCAACTACCTGGGGTGGGCACAGCCCAACTTCTGA
- a CDS encoding UPF0182 family protein: protein MSDGVYDMPEEPRRSRRTPGQRPKALLPTIATLVVLLILFSVFTDVWTQRLWYRSVDLSSVFSTVLGTRVLLFVVVGLLMAAAVVANVIVAYRTRPRVALAPSPSPGFERYGELLQSRGKIAVGVLGTLMLVFGGSAASGEWKVFLAWRNRTPFGVTDKHFNMDIAFFVFDYPWLRVLLGFGYSIVLLSLVAAIITHYLYGGFRPSAKGQKASGAAQVQFSVLLGLLVLLKAFSYWLDRYGLTTSDSRLFTGISYTGDNAVLPSKEILAVIALLCAGLFFANVVRRTWLLPGVGTVVLILSAVLLGALWPAALQQLRVRPSEPVREAPYITKNIEATQQAYGLENAKVENYAAKTNPDVTAAELRSDADVLPGIRLIDPSVVGPTFEQLQQVRGFYSFPTDLDVDRYKIGNETRDTVIAVREVQVDRLPAGQRNWNNDHTVYTHGYGVVAANGNQKAADGSPVFSSKDLPPTGDLGEYEPRIYFGEQSPDYSVVGAPKGAPSVELDTPEGKSGGDPTLNTYEGKGGVQIGSFFNRLLYATKFRDANLLLSQRVNEESKILYDRNPRERVEKAAPWLTPDGDPYPAVVDGQVVWIVDGYTTSANYPYSQKVALDDSTRDTTTGRGAVATQPSEEINYIRNSVKAVVNAYDGSVELYAWDEKDPVLKTWMKAFPDTVKPRSEISPALMSHLRYPEDIFKVQRDLLAKYHVDDAGTWYQNSDLWRVPADPTGSGTADSPAQNQPPFYLSLRMPGQDSPKFSLTSVYVPNAERENLTAFMAVDAEASSPDYGQFRILRLPGNVQIPGPGQVYNKFQTDEGIRQALLPINQPSSGARAQYGNLLTLPLGGGLLYVQPVYSVRTSGAGSYPVLRYVLVSFGDRVAFGGSLSEALTKVFNTSVNTPDDQTPDDPNPPQQPPANQTIKQALADADKAFTDADAALKRGDLSAYQANVKKAEAAVARAVAAGALLPNPTTTPTPTPTAPPTPTSPPTSPTG from the coding sequence ATGAGCGACGGCGTTTACGACATGCCGGAGGAGCCGCGGCGTTCGCGGCGAACTCCCGGCCAACGCCCCAAGGCGTTGCTGCCAACGATCGCCACGCTGGTCGTGCTGCTCATTCTTTTCAGCGTCTTCACCGACGTCTGGACGCAGCGGCTGTGGTACCGCTCGGTCGACCTGAGTTCGGTCTTCAGCACCGTGCTCGGCACCCGGGTGCTGCTGTTCGTCGTCGTCGGTCTGCTGATGGCGGCCGCCGTCGTGGCCAACGTCATCGTCGCGTACCGGACCAGGCCGCGGGTCGCCCTCGCTCCGTCGCCCAGCCCGGGCTTCGAGCGGTACGGCGAGCTCCTGCAGTCGCGCGGCAAGATCGCGGTCGGGGTGCTCGGCACGCTGATGCTGGTCTTCGGCGGCTCCGCGGCGTCGGGGGAGTGGAAGGTCTTCCTGGCCTGGCGCAACCGCACGCCGTTCGGGGTGACCGACAAGCACTTCAACATGGACATCGCGTTCTTCGTCTTCGACTACCCGTGGCTGCGCGTCCTGCTCGGCTTCGGCTACTCGATCGTCCTGCTGTCGCTGGTCGCCGCGATCATCACCCACTACCTGTACGGCGGCTTCCGCCCGTCCGCGAAGGGGCAGAAGGCCTCCGGCGCGGCGCAGGTGCAGTTCTCCGTGCTGCTCGGTCTGCTGGTCCTGCTCAAGGCGTTCAGCTACTGGCTCGACCGGTACGGCCTGACGACGTCCGACAGCCGCCTGTTCACCGGTATCTCCTACACCGGTGACAACGCGGTCCTACCGAGCAAGGAGATCCTGGCGGTCATCGCGCTACTCTGCGCCGGGTTGTTCTTCGCGAACGTCGTCCGGCGGACGTGGCTGCTGCCGGGAGTCGGGACCGTCGTCCTGATCCTGTCCGCCGTCCTGCTCGGTGCACTCTGGCCTGCGGCGCTGCAGCAGCTCAGGGTCCGCCCGAGCGAGCCGGTCCGCGAGGCGCCGTACATCACCAAGAACATCGAGGCCACCCAGCAGGCGTACGGGCTGGAGAACGCCAAGGTCGAGAACTACGCGGCCAAGACCAACCCGGACGTGACCGCCGCGGAGCTGCGCTCCGACGCCGACGTCCTGCCCGGGATCCGGCTGATCGACCCGAGCGTGGTCGGCCCGACGTTCGAGCAGCTGCAGCAGGTCCGTGGCTTCTACTCGTTCCCGACCGATCTCGACGTCGACCGGTACAAGATCGGCAACGAGACCCGCGACACCGTGATCGCGGTCCGCGAGGTGCAGGTCGACCGGCTCCCGGCCGGCCAGCGCAACTGGAACAACGACCACACCGTGTACACCCACGGCTACGGCGTCGTCGCGGCGAACGGCAACCAGAAGGCCGCCGACGGTTCGCCGGTCTTCTCGTCCAAGGACCTGCCGCCGACCGGCGACCTCGGCGAGTACGAGCCGCGGATCTACTTCGGTGAGCAGTCCCCGGACTACTCGGTCGTCGGTGCGCCCAAGGGCGCTCCCTCGGTCGAGCTGGACACCCCGGAGGGCAAGAGCGGCGGCGACCCGACGCTGAACACCTACGAGGGCAAGGGCGGCGTCCAGATCGGGTCGTTCTTCAACCGGTTGCTGTACGCCACCAAGTTCCGCGACGCGAACCTGCTGCTGTCCCAGCGCGTCAACGAAGAGTCGAAGATCCTGTACGACCGCAACCCGCGCGAGCGGGTCGAGAAGGCCGCGCCGTGGCTGACCCCGGACGGCGACCCGTACCCGGCCGTCGTGGACGGCCAGGTGGTCTGGATCGTCGACGGCTACACCACCTCGGCGAACTACCCGTACTCGCAGAAGGTCGCGCTCGACGACAGCACCCGGGACACCACCACCGGGCGCGGGGCGGTCGCGACCCAGCCGAGCGAGGAGATCAACTACATCCGCAACTCGGTCAAGGCCGTCGTCAACGCGTACGACGGTTCGGTCGAGCTGTACGCCTGGGACGAGAAGGACCCGGTGCTGAAGACCTGGATGAAGGCGTTCCCGGACACCGTCAAGCCGCGGTCGGAGATCTCGCCGGCGCTGATGTCGCACCTGCGCTACCCCGAGGACATCTTCAAGGTGCAGCGCGACCTGCTGGCCAAGTACCACGTGGACGACGCCGGCACCTGGTACCAGAACAGCGACCTGTGGCGCGTCCCGGCCGACCCGACCGGCTCCGGCACGGCGGACTCGCCGGCGCAGAACCAGCCGCCCTTCTACCTGTCGCTGCGGATGCCCGGGCAGGACTCGCCGAAGTTCTCGCTCACCTCGGTCTACGTGCCGAACGCGGAACGGGAGAACCTGACCGCCTTCATGGCCGTCGACGCGGAGGCGTCGTCACCGGACTACGGGCAGTTCAGGATCCTGCGACTACCAGGGAACGTGCAGATCCCAGGTCCTGGTCAGGTCTACAACAAGTTCCAGACCGACGAGGGGATCAGACAGGCGCTGCTCCCGATCAACCAGCCGAGCAGCGGCGCGCGGGCTCAGTACGGAAACCTGCTGACGTTGCCGCTGGGTGGCGGTCTGCTCTACGTGCAGCCGGTGTACTCGGTGCGGACGTCGGGTGCGGGTAGTTACCCGGTCCTGCGGTACGTGCTGGTGTCGTTCGGTGACCGGGTCGCCTTCGGTGGCTCACTGTCGGAGGCGCTCACCAAGGTGTTCAACACCTCGGTGAACACGCCTGACGACCAGACACCCGACGACCCGAACCCGCCGCAGCAGCCACCGGCGAACCAGACGATCAAACAGGCGCTGGCGGATGCGGACAAGGCGTTCACCGACGCCGACGCGGCGCTGAAGCGCGGCGACCTGAGCGCCTACCAAGCGAACGTCAAGAAGGCGGAGGCGGCGGTGGCCAGGGCGGTCGCGGCCGGTGCACTGTTGCCGAACCCGACGACAACGCCGACACCGACGCCGACAGCCCCACCGACGCCGACCAGTCCACCGACGTCACCGACCGGCTGA
- a CDS encoding PPA1309 family protein — protein sequence MHAIDNLPADALSRAVVEIEKHVSSAGWDQPAQLFALVATKELLAAEPQLAAELGADDAAQPLTPVAQGELPGGVDDSDLADVLGQIEWPDGVSGCALALERVVLPASVESGLSEAESDAELARMAGSDPRRHEVRMVAAVLRDGEQFGAVRLRTHDEDSAVLTGIDLVPTLCQVLSLTFEPSSGEEK from the coding sequence ATGCACGCGATAGACAACCTGCCCGCCGACGCGCTCAGCCGAGCGGTGGTGGAGATCGAGAAGCACGTCAGCAGCGCCGGCTGGGACCAGCCCGCGCAGCTGTTCGCGCTGGTGGCCACCAAGGAGCTGCTGGCCGCCGAGCCGCAGCTGGCGGCCGAGCTCGGCGCCGACGACGCGGCCCAGCCGCTGACGCCGGTGGCCCAGGGCGAGCTGCCCGGCGGGGTCGACGACAGCGACCTGGCCGACGTACTGGGTCAGATCGAGTGGCCCGACGGAGTGTCCGGCTGCGCGCTGGCGCTCGAGCGCGTCGTACTGCCGGCCTCGGTCGAGTCGGGTCTGTCCGAGGCCGAGTCCGACGCCGAGCTGGCCCGGATGGCCGGCAGCGACCCGCGCCGGCACGAGGTGCGGATGGTGGCCGCCGTACTGCGTGACGGCGAGCAGTTCGGCGCCGTCCGGCTCCGTACGCACGACGAAGACAGTGCCGTCCTGACCGGCATCGACTTGGTTCCTACCCTCTGCCAAGTACTGTCACTGACATTCGAGCCTTCCAGCGGCGAGGAGAAGTAA
- a CDS encoding PDZ domain-containing protein, producing the protein MTRRTATLVTAIIVLVFSLGLVTVFPVPFVSFSPGPVKDTLGTANGKAVIDVTGHEVFPTTGQLDLTTVSVTSPDRDLTLPQAMRNWLDPHHDLFPRDIIYPPEQSADQVEEQNTAEMTGSQDSAVAAALQAAKVPFHPKVSSVSKDSPADGKLKPGDVVLKVGGVAATQVPQVGELVRKNKVGADVSFLIRRGGAEQTVVVKAAATPGDETRPMVGITIGVDSPVKVSVNLGQDIGGPSAGTAFALAIYDKLTPGPLLAGRHVAGTGTIDALGQVGAIGGIQQKIAGAKNDGATVFLVPAPNCEAALHAGVDGIQLVKISTLNDAIGALKALSAGTGDVPACTR; encoded by the coding sequence GTGACACGTCGTACCGCCACGCTGGTCACCGCCATCATCGTGCTCGTCTTCTCGCTCGGACTGGTCACGGTGTTCCCGGTGCCGTTCGTGTCGTTCAGCCCGGGCCCGGTGAAGGACACGCTCGGCACGGCCAACGGCAAGGCGGTGATCGACGTCACCGGCCACGAGGTCTTCCCGACCACCGGCCAGCTGGACCTGACCACGGTCTCGGTCACCTCGCCGGACCGCGACCTGACGCTGCCGCAGGCGATGCGCAACTGGCTCGACCCGCACCACGACCTGTTCCCGCGCGACATCATCTACCCGCCCGAGCAGAGCGCGGACCAGGTGGAGGAGCAGAACACGGCCGAGATGACCGGCTCGCAGGACAGCGCGGTCGCCGCCGCGCTGCAGGCCGCCAAGGTGCCGTTCCACCCGAAGGTCTCGTCGGTGTCGAAGGACAGCCCGGCCGACGGCAAGCTCAAGCCCGGTGACGTCGTGCTGAAGGTCGGCGGCGTGGCCGCAACCCAGGTCCCGCAGGTCGGCGAGCTGGTCCGCAAGAACAAGGTCGGCGCGGACGTCAGCTTCCTGATCCGCCGCGGCGGCGCCGAGCAGACCGTGGTGGTCAAGGCCGCCGCGACGCCCGGCGACGAGACCCGGCCGATGGTCGGCATCACGATCGGCGTCGACTCGCCGGTCAAGGTGAGCGTCAACCTCGGCCAGGACATCGGCGGACCGAGCGCCGGTACGGCGTTCGCCCTGGCCATCTACGACAAGCTGACGCCGGGCCCGCTGCTGGCCGGCCGGCACGTGGCCGGCACCGGCACCATCGACGCGCTCGGCCAGGTCGGCGCGATCGGCGGCATCCAGCAGAAGATCGCCGGCGCCAAGAACGACGGTGCCACGGTCTTCCTGGTCCCGGCCCCGAACTGCGAAGCCGCCCTGCACGCCGGCGTGGACGGCATCCAGCTGGTGAAGATCAGCACCCTGAACGACGCCATCGGCGCCCTGAAGGCACTGTCCGCCGGAACTGGAGACGTCCCCGCATGCACGCGATAG
- a CDS encoding molybdenum cofactor biosynthesis protein MoaE: MSDAIRLLDIRDTVLSSDEVLAAVADPSAGGTALFVGTVRNHDDARPVDQLTYEAHPEALEHLRKVAERICADPGVTALAAVHRTGPLVIGDAAVIVAVAAAHRDLAFAACRRLIDDLKAEVPIWKHQHFTDGASEWVGAC; the protein is encoded by the coding sequence ATGAGCGACGCGATCAGGCTGCTGGACATCCGCGACACGGTGCTGTCGAGCGACGAAGTCCTGGCCGCCGTCGCGGACCCGTCCGCCGGCGGCACGGCGCTGTTCGTCGGCACGGTGCGCAACCACGACGACGCGCGCCCGGTCGATCAGCTGACCTACGAGGCGCATCCCGAGGCGCTCGAGCACCTGCGCAAGGTGGCCGAGCGGATCTGCGCGGACCCCGGCGTGACCGCTCTCGCGGCGGTGCACCGGACCGGTCCGCTGGTGATCGGCGACGCCGCCGTGATCGTCGCCGTGGCCGCCGCGCACCGCGACCTGGCCTTCGCCGCCTGCCGCCGGTTGATCGACGATCTCAAGGCGGAGGTCCCGATTTGGAAACACCAGCACTTCACCGATGGTGCGAGCGAGTGGGTCGGTGCCTGCTGA
- a CDS encoding zinc-dependent metalloprotease, producing the protein MSDEPDNPFKGTPFEAMFQQFSGAAGPGGTPDLNAIFAQVQQLLSGQTDGKPVNWDLAKDIARKTVAANGDRSVTANDNDRVADAVRLAEHWLDQATTLPEASTTSAAWSRAEWVENTLPTWQTVVDPVAEHVAGAMGTALPAEAQQLAGPMAGMLRQLGGTVFGAQVGQALGELAGEVVSSSDIGLPLGPAGQAILLPDNVAKFSEGLGVTDEDVRLYLALRECAHQRLFAGAPWLRQHLFSHVADYAAGIQVDTGKIESAMSEVDMQNPEALQSALAGGLFEPEDSEQQKAALVRLETALALVEGWVDDVVREATKDRMPAAVQLAETVRRRRAAGGPAEQTFATLVGLQLRPRRLRDAANLWAAVRDARGSEGRDELWSHPDLLPTTSDLDDPIGFAQQTAGSELSDSDISDFLDQADKDDQAPKDEGGDSAPGSDGDKDK; encoded by the coding sequence ATGAGCGACGAACCGGACAACCCGTTCAAGGGAACTCCGTTCGAGGCCATGTTCCAGCAGTTCTCCGGTGCGGCCGGCCCGGGCGGCACCCCTGACCTGAACGCGATCTTCGCGCAGGTGCAGCAACTGCTGAGCGGCCAGACCGACGGCAAGCCGGTGAACTGGGACCTGGCCAAGGACATCGCCCGCAAGACCGTCGCCGCGAACGGCGACCGGTCCGTCACGGCGAACGACAACGACCGCGTCGCCGACGCCGTCCGGCTGGCCGAGCACTGGCTCGACCAGGCGACGACGTTGCCCGAGGCCTCGACCACCTCCGCGGCCTGGAGCCGGGCGGAGTGGGTGGAGAACACACTGCCCACCTGGCAGACCGTGGTCGACCCGGTGGCCGAGCACGTCGCCGGCGCGATGGGTACGGCGCTGCCGGCCGAGGCCCAGCAGCTGGCCGGGCCGATGGCGGGCATGCTCCGCCAGCTCGGCGGCACCGTCTTCGGCGCACAGGTCGGCCAGGCACTGGGCGAGCTGGCCGGCGAGGTCGTCAGCTCGTCCGACATCGGGCTGCCGCTGGGACCGGCCGGGCAGGCGATCCTGCTGCCGGACAACGTGGCCAAGTTCTCCGAGGGCCTCGGCGTGACCGACGAGGACGTCCGGCTCTACCTGGCGCTGCGCGAGTGCGCGCACCAGCGGCTGTTCGCCGGTGCGCCGTGGCTGCGGCAGCACCTGTTCTCGCACGTCGCCGACTACGCGGCCGGCATCCAGGTGGACACCGGCAAGATCGAGTCCGCGATGTCCGAGGTCGACATGCAGAACCCGGAGGCCCTGCAGTCCGCGCTGGCCGGCGGGCTGTTCGAGCCCGAGGACTCCGAGCAGCAGAAGGCGGCGCTGGTCCGGCTGGAGACGGCGCTCGCGCTGGTCGAGGGCTGGGTCGACGACGTCGTCCGGGAAGCCACCAAGGACCGGATGCCGGCGGCGGTGCAGCTGGCAGAGACCGTACGGCGGCGCCGCGCGGCGGGCGGCCCGGCCGAGCAGACGTTCGCCACGCTGGTCGGTCTGCAGCTGCGGCCGCGCCGGCTGCGGGACGCTGCGAACCTGTGGGCCGCCGTACGGGATGCCCGGGGCTCGGAAGGCCGCGACGAGCTGTGGTCGCACCCGGACCTGCTGCCGACAACGAGCGACCTGGACGACCCGATCGGTTTCGCCCAGCAGACGGCCGGCTCAGAGCTGTCCGACTCGGACATCTCGGACTTCCTGGACCAGGCCGACAAGGACGACCAGGCACCGAAGGACGAGGGCGGCGACTCGGCCCCGGGCAGCGACGGCGACAAGGACAAGTGA